A portion of the Cinclus cinclus unplaced genomic scaffold, bCinCin1.1 SCAFFOLD_81, whole genome shotgun sequence genome contains these proteins:
- the LOC134057583 gene encoding uncharacterized protein LOC134057583, giving the protein MGRGPAFRFLFWMPRRHRSGPPRGPHVTRENPALLPPTNHSARSLLDFGVRALFIPSSLPVLPVRAVLARKALPIPSGFSQDRFECSQYWFQHCAGHGHFGTPQGRARLLFSVGTDLGRAGSGGGGGRKEEREEQEGESQEHEEEELQEKEQQQNHSAPPPARSGCSSPNSGSIALPPRNPQDFPFPNHGQMEEEAVRKMAQKPYADKELRMETREDKSPQLNLTEKAF; this is encoded by the exons GCCCCGCCGCCATCGCTCCGGCCCCCCCCGCGGCCCACACGTGACCAGGGAGAACCCCGCGCTGCTTCCGCCCACCAATCACAGCGCGCGATCGCTCCTGGATTT CGGCGTCCGGGCGCTGTTtattcccagttccctcccagtgctcccagtaagagcggtCCTAGCACGGAAAGCGCTCCCAATTCCTTCCGGGTTCTCTCAGGATCGCTTCGAGTGCTCCCAGTATTGGTTCCAGCACTGTGCAGGGCACGGCCACTTTGGAAccccccagggcagagcacggCTGCTTTTCAGTGTCGGCACCGAcctgggccgggctgggagcggaggagggggaggaaggaaagaggagcgggaagaacaagaaggggaaagtcaggaacatgaggaagaagagctgcaagagaaagagcagcagcagaaccactcggctcccccgcccgcccgctcaGGCTGCAGTTCCCCCAACTCTGGCAGCATCGCCCTGCCCCCCCGGAACCCACAG gatttcccattcccaaatcatggtcagatggaggaggaggccgtGAGGAAGATGGCCCAGAAGCCCTATGCAG acaaggagctgaggatggagaccaGGGAGGACAAATCCCCACAGCTGAACCTTAcggaaaaggcattttaa
- the LOC134057584 gene encoding zinc finger protein 239-like: MDFPFLNLGPMEEEAVRKKNMPPEPQADKELRMETREDKSPQQNLVEEAVWSSSIAQETSEEEKPGRSHMRMGCKHSSWVSEEENQGQRTGQSCSQSSELGFHEHLHDADKPHKCSNCGKSFSKRSSLIWHWRIHMGERPYECGECGKSFSTRFKLIRHQMIHTGERPYECDIRRKRFQTSSNLVMHQRIHTEERPFRCPDCGKGFKYNSRLVSHRRIHTGEMPYECGQCGKCFRTSSELIVHQRIHTGEQPYECDKCSKRFLTSSSLLLHQRIHIEERPFCCPDYGKGFRHNSNLVTHRRIHTGERPYECSECGKSFSQSSHLTKHQWRHH; this comes from the exons atggatttcccattcctaaaccttggcccgatggaggaggaggccgtgaggaagaagaacatgcccccggagccccaggcag acaaggagctgaggatggagaccaGGGAGGACAAATCCCCGCAGCAGAACCTTGTGGAAGAGGCtgtttggagcagctccattgCACAGGAAACCAGCGAGGAGGAAAAGCCCGGGAGATCCCACATGAGGATGGGCTGCAAACACAGTTCTTGGGTATCCGAGGAGGAGAACCAGGGCCAAAGAACcggacagagctgcagccagagctcagagctggggttCCATGAGCATCTTCATGATGCGGATAAGCCCCACAAGTGTTCAAattgtgggaagagcttcagcaagaGATCCTCCCTGATCTGGcactggagaatccacatgGGGGAACggccctatgagtgtggggaGTGTGGAAAGAGCTTCAGTACGAGATTCAAACTGATCCGCCACCAGatgatccacactggggagaggccctatgaATGTGACATACGCAGGAAGAGGTTTCAGACCAGCTCCAATCTCGTCATGCATCAGCGGATTCACACAGAAGAGAGGCCCTTCCGCTGCCctgactgtgggaagggcttcaaatACAACTCCCGCCTTGTCTCCCACaggcgcatccacactggggagatgcCCTATGAGTGTGGGCAGTGTGGGAAGTGCTTCAGGACAAGCTCTGAACTGATTGTCCACCAAAGGATCCACACAGGGGAACAGCCCTATGAGTGTGATAAATGCAGCAAGAGGTTTCTGACCAGCTCCAGTCTCCTCCTGCACCAGCGCATTCACATAGAGGAgaggcccttctgctgccccgACTACGGGAAGGGCTTCAGGCACAACTCCAACCTCGTCAcccaccggcgcatccacactggggagaggccctatgaGTGTtctgagtgtgggaagagcttttcACAGAGCTCTCACCTGACCAAACACCAATGGAGGCACCActaa